In Castanea sativa cultivar Marrone di Chiusa Pesio chromosome 6, ASM4071231v1, a single window of DNA contains:
- the LOC142638156 gene encoding ribose-phosphate pyrophosphokinase 4, protein MALSESQSNKQKHVHLFYYPECEDLARNVAAQSSNITLQTIKWRNFDDGFPNIYINNAQDLRGQHVAFLASFSSTGVIFEQLSVIYLLPRLFVASFTLVLPFFPTGSFERMEDEGDVATAFTLSRMLTNIPISRGGPTSLVIYDIHALQERFYFGDHVLPLFETGIPLLKQRLHQLPDADNIVIAFPDDGAWKRFHKLLDHFPTVVCNKVREGDKRIVRLKEGNPAGCHVVIVDDLVQSGGTLIECQKVLAAHGAAKVSAYVTHGVFPKRSWERFTHKDESSEKAFSYFWITDSCPLTVNAIANKAPFEVLSLAGSIADGLQI, encoded by the exons ATGGCTTTGTCTGAGTCTCAGTCTAATAAGCAAAAGCACGTGCACCTCTTCTACTACCCTGAATGCGAGGACCTTGCTCGCAACGTTGCTGCTCAGTCCAGCAATATCACTCTCCAAACCATCAAATGGAg AAATTTCGATGATGGATTTCCAAACATTTATATTAACAATGCCCAAGATCTGCGAGGCCAACATGTTGCCTTTCTTGCATCCTTTAGCTCCACAGGAGTTATCTTTGAGCAGCTCTCAGTCATATATTTACTCCCACGGCTGTTTGTTGCTTCCTTCACATTGGTCTTGCCTTTCTTTCCAACTGGCTCCTTTGAGCGAATGGAAGACGAAGGGGATGTAGCAACTGCATTTACCTTATCAAGGATGTTGACAAATATACCTATATCAAGAGGTGGTCCTACTAGTTTAGTCATCTATGATATTCATGCTTTGCAG GAAAGATTTTATTTTGGGGACCATGTTTTGCCTTTGTTTGAGACAGGTATTCCTCTCCTAAAACAGCGTCTGCACCAGCTTCCTGACGCTGACAAT ATTGTTATTGCATTTCCAGATGATGGAGCTTGGAAGCGATTCCACAAGCTGTTGGATCATTTTCCCacg GTGGTGTGTAATAAAGTTCGTGAAGGTGATAAGAGGATAGTCCGGCTCAAGGAAGGAAATCCTGCTGGTTGTCATGTAGTCATTGTTGATGATTTAGTCCAATCTGGAGGCACCCTGATTGAGTGCCAG AAAGTTTTGGCGGCTCATGGTGCAGCGAAGGTGAGTGCTTATGTCACCCATGGGGTGTTTCCTAAGCGCTCATGGGAACGGTTCACTCACAAGGATG AAAGCTCGGAAAAGGCATTCTCCTACTTTTGGATAACAGATTCTTGCCCACTGACAGTCAATGCCATAGCAAATAAAGCTCCATTTGAAGTGTTGAGTCTTGCAGGATCAATCGCTGATGGTCTACAAATTTGA
- the LOC142638155 gene encoding protein MEI2-like 2, with amino-acid sequence MEQYLKGSTSGHSEGQFKIPSINVPGKVGSSVWGIPRGIDAYHSSSDASLFSSSLPVLSHEKLNFTALDHGGQSVEDNSPNLDKLDQDTEGKDLVEDIEENTIGNMLPDDDELLAGIMEDFDLSDLPNQLEDLEDDLFGSGGGMELDYESSESLGIGLSKVSISDGVTSNGIGHYALPNGVGTVAGEHPYGEHPSRTLFVRNINSNVEDSELRSLFEQYGDIRTLYTACKHRGFVMISYYDIRAARTAMRALQNKPLRRRKLDIHFSIPKDNPSEKDINQGTLVVFNLDPSVSNDDLRQIFGAYGEVKEIRETPHKRHHKFIEFYDVRAAEAALRALNRSDIAGKRIKLEPSRPGGARRNLMQQLSQELEQDEIRSFRPHVGSPVTNSPPGSWPQFGSPGDHNPLHSFSKSPGPGNLSPISGNHLTGLASILPHHVSTSPKIAPIGKDPGRVNHVNQIFPNTGSTQGAAYQHSHSLSEQKFSTSPGPLSSFGESNLNSSSIGTLSGPQFLWGSPGPYSERANSSTWQTSSVGYPFASSGQGQGFPYAGRQGSFVGSHHQHHVGSAPSGVPLERQFGFFPESPDTSFMNPVAFPGMGLSRSNVMNIGGRAAMSAGVGLSGNVTENGSPSFRMMSLPRHAPLFLGNGSYLGPGATGNEGLGDRGRSRRVENSVNQTDSKKQYQLDLDKIISGEDTRTTLMIKNIPNKYTSKMLLAAIDENHRGTYDFLYLPIDFKNKCNVGYAFINMVSPSHIIPFYQAFNGKKWEKFNSEKVASLAYARIQGKAALVTHFQNSSLMNEDKRCRPILFHSEGQEIVDQEPFLSSNLNICIRQPDGSYSGDSLESPKEILDERPENI; translated from the exons ATGGAGCAATATCTAAAGGGTTCTACCTCAGGTCATTCTGAAg GTCAATTCAAGATTCCATCAATTAATGTTCCTGGAAAAGTGGGAAGTAGCGTGTGGGGGATCCCACGTGGAATTGATGCATATCATTCATCAAGTgatgcaagcttgttttctagctCATTGCCTGTCCTTTCACATGAAAAGC TGAACTTTACGGCTTTGGATCATGGTGGTCAATCTGTTGAGGATAACTCGCCTAATTTAGATAAACTTGACCAAGATACTGAGGGGAAGGATCTGGTTGAAGACATTGAAGAAAATACAATAGGAAACATGCTTCCTGATGATGATGAGCTTTTGGCTGGCATAATGGAAGATTTTGACCTAAGTGATTTGCCTAATCAGCTGGAGGATTTAGAAGATGATTTATTTGGTAGTGGAGGGGGTATGGAATTGGATTATGAGTCCTCAGAGAGCCTTGGTATTGGTTTGTCAAAGGTAAGCATATCTGATGGTGTTACTTCGAATGGCATTGGTCACTATGCGCTTCCAAATGGTGTGGGGACAGTTGCTGGGGAACATCCCTATGGGGAGCATCCATCAAGGACACTGTTTGTCAGAAATATCAATAGTAATGTTGAGGACTCTGAATTGAGGTCTCTCTTTGAG cAATATGGGGATATCAGAACTTTATACACCGCATGCAAGCATAGGGGCTTTGTGATGATATCTTATTATGATATCCGAGCTGCTCGTACTGCAATGCGTGCATTACAAAATAAGCCTTTGAGACGAAGAAAACTTGACATTCATTTTTCAATTCCCAAG GATAACCCATCAGAAAAGGATATTAACCAAGGAACTCTTGTGGTGTTCAATTTGGATCCATCGGTATCAAATGATGACCTTCGTCAAATATTTGGGGCTTATGGGGAAGTCAAAGAG ATCAGGGAAACACCACACAAGAGACACCATAAATTCATAGAATTTTATGATGTTAGAGCTGCAGAGGCAGCTCTTAGAGCATTAAATAGGAGTGACATAGCTGGGAAACGCATAAAGCTTGAACCAAGCCGTCCTGGTGGAGCACGTCGAAA CTTGATGCAACAATTAAGTCAAGAGTTGGAACAGGATGAAATCCGAAGCTTCCGACCGCATGTTGGTTCACCAGTGACCAATTCTCCCCCTG GTAGCTGGCCACAATTCGGCAGCCCGGGTGATCATAATCCTTTGCATTCATTTAGTAAGTCCCCAGGTCCAGGAAATCTCAGCCCTATAAGCGGCAACCATTTGACTGGGTTAGCTTCAATTCTGCCACATCATGTATCTACCTCCCCAAAAATTGCACCAATTGGTAAGGACCCTGGAAGGGTTAACCATGTTAATCAGATATTTCCCAACACGGGATCGACGCAAGGTGCTGCCTATCAGCATTCCCATTCCCTTTCTGAGCAGAAATTCAGCACAAGTCCAGGACCCCTGTCTTCTTTTGGTGAATCAAATCTGAATTCATCTAGCATCGGAACATTATCTGGTCCTCAGTTTCTCTGGGGAAGTCCAGGTCCTTACTCTGAGCGTGCCAATTCTTCTACGTGGCAGACATCATCTGTTGGGTACCCATTTGCATCCAGTGGACAGGGTCAAGGTTTTCCATATGCTGGTCGTCAAGGTTCTTTTGTAGGCTCACATCACCAACATCATGTTGGATCTGCTCCTTCTGGTGTTCCTCTTGAAAGGCAGTTTGGCTTCTTCCCAGAGTCACCGGACACATCGTTCATGAATCCAGTTGCATTTCCGGGCATGGGTTTAAGTCGCAGCAATGTGATGAACATTGGTGGCCGTGCAGCTATGAGTGCTGGAGTTGGTCTTTCAGGAAATGTAACAGAAAATGGTTCTCCTAGTTTCAGAATGATGTCACTGCCAAGGCATGCTCCCTTGTTCCTTGGCAATGGTTCTTATTTGGGACCTGGAGCAACTGGCAATGAGGGATTAGGTGACCGTGGTAGAAGTAGGCGAGTTGAGAATAGTGTAAACCAGACAGATAGCAAGAAGCAGTACCAGCTTGATTTGGATAAAATTATCAGTGGGGAAGATACTAGGACTACTTTAATGATTAAAAACATTCCTAAtaa GTACACTTCAAAGATGCTGCTGGCTGCTATTGATGAAAATCACCGGGGTACTTATGATTTTCTCTACTTGCCAATTGATTTTAAG AATAAGTGCAATGTGGGTTATGCTTTCATTAATATGGTGTCTCCTTCACACATTATCCCCTTCTATCAG GCATTTAATGGAAAGAAGTGGGAGAAGTTCAATAGTGAAAAAGTTGCTTCACTGGCATATGCACGAATTCAGGGCAAGGCTGCCCTTGTGACACACTTTCAGAATTCAAGCCTAATGAATGAAGATAAGCGATGCCGGCCAATTCTCTTTCACTCAGAGGGTCAAGAGATTGTTGATCAG GAACCTTTCCTTTCCAGCAATTTGAACATATGTATTCGACAACCAGATGGGTCTTACTCAGGGGATTCATTGGAGAGCCCAAAGGAAATTCTGGATGAGAGGCCAGAGAATATTTGA